DNA from Bacteroides zoogleoformans:
AGATATTTCTTCGACATCCTTATTCTTCAAAATTGAATGTCCTGCAATATTTGTACTATCCTTTTTCGTGTATCCTTCTTTTTGGGCCCATTCATCCAAACAATATGGTTGTTTAAGAAACCAAGCTTCCATTTCTTGAATCATAAAAAAAACGGCTTCCCTTTTCCCCTCAGGGATTATAATCGTTTTTTCAGGATGTTCACTATTTGTCAATTTATTAAACCATAAATGTTTATTTTTCGGAGGCAAGTCTGAATCAACAAAAAGCCCTATCGTTGTCGAAGTTTCAATGAACAGTTTTGTCGCATTACGGTATCCCTTTCCCATAAAGATTGTTATTTCAACATCATCTCTGCCAAGTAATCTTGTAAAAAACTTATACAGCGACTCCCTTAATGCTTCTGCATTATTTGCGGTTTCCGCAGATACATTTTCGGTGTAAACACCGCCCTCAACTATTAAAGTTAACTTTACCATCTTTTGCCGCCAATTTGACCTAACAGCCACATCTGCCCCGGCAGATAATCCCCCTCCCAATCAGGGAAATCATCTTCTGACACAGTGCGAACGACTGTAGAATTTTCTTCATTTTTCTCAAAAACAAGAACATCTTCCAGTTCAAACTGATTTAAGAGGTGTGGTGAATGAGTTGCGGCAATAACTTGGGTTTGTCCGGCAGCATACTTTATCATTTCAGCTACTGAACGAATCATATCAGGATGCAATCCTCTTTCCGGTTCATCTATTGCCACTAATGCTCCACGCAAGGGATTGTAAAAGACACTCTCTAACAGCAAAAATCTTAATGTTCCATCCGATATGTGTAAGGCTCCTATGGCACGACTCATATTTTTTTCGAGTAATGATAAATATGATTGACCATACAAATTGGTAATTTCTATACTCTTAAAATTGGGATTGATATTCCTGAAGGTGTCTTCTAAACGGGCAAAATCAAAGGTGTGATTAAGTTTAAGCAGATTTAAAATCTGAGATAGGTTTGCTCCATTTTTTCTTAAACGGACATCTGTTGAAAACTCAGTAATGGAACGCACCCTGCTACCTTCCTCTACATTAAAATTACTATACACAGAAAACGCTTCTATCGCTTTACGTAATGTATGAACAGGTAAATAATGTTTCGGGTCATTTATTTGGCGAAGAATTAATTCCTGCCCGGAGATATCACTATCTGTGTAATCTTGAAATAAAATTGCTGAATCTTGAGTACGTGTGCTGATTTTACCATTGCCGTTACTAAACTCCAAATATGTAAATGATGAGCCTGTTCTCCTTTTATGCTCCGTATACATTTTTTCATTTAATGTATAACTAGTGCCTGATTGGCGGATTGTTATACGGTAATATACATCCGATTTAAAATCTGCAGCAATGTTAATAGCATT
Protein-coding regions in this window:
- a CDS encoding DUF4276 family protein, which produces MVKLTLIVEGGVYTENVSAETANNAEALRESLYKFFTRLLGRDDVEITIFMGKGYRNATKLFIETSTTIGLFVDSDLPPKNKHLWFNKLTNSEHPEKTIIIPEGKREAVFFMIQEMEAWFLKQPYCLDEWAQKEGYTKKDSTNIAGHSILKNKDVEEISKPSEKLKIIMKRFFINIKNKKSARYGKLKTAPVLLDALDVTALKALDNELQRFCLFINN
- a CDS encoding AAA family ATPase — translated: MLKAIVLRDFFSFKGEKEIKLKDGLNLLLGINGSGKSSFINSLRILSEGIVGEGLVKLIQEQWGGYDQVVNFNGDRKAPYAQITYVFDYKKLNAINIAADFKSDVYYRITIRQSGTSYTLNEKMYTEHKRRTGSSFTYLEFSNGNGKISTRTQDSAILFQDYTDSDISGQELILRQINDPKHYLPVHTLRKAIEAFSVYSNFNVEEGSRVRSITEFSTDVRLRKNGANLSQILNLLKLNHTFDFARLEDTFRNINPNFKSIEITNLYGQSYLSLLEKNMSRAIGALHISDGTLRFLLLESVFYNPLRGALVAIDEPERGLHPDMIRSVAEMIKYAAGQTQVIAATHSPHLLNQFELEDVLVFEKNEENSTVVRTVSEDDFPDWEGDYLPGQMWLLGQIGGKRW